One Phycisphaera mikurensis NBRC 102666 DNA window includes the following coding sequences:
- a CDS encoding zinc-binding dehydrogenase has protein sequence MRLQAPGRFVAVAAADREAPGPGEVAVRVEGCGVCASNVPPWEGRDWFAYPFPAGAPGHEAWGVVEEAGPGVDALASGDRVVTLAQDAFAGRVRCAAADCVPLPGGVDGFPGEPVACAINVVARSGLSAAAPPEEVLVLGVGFLGVLLVELLAADGHRVTAASRRSTARDAAVRGGAAAAWAWEEAWAVADEVGAFEGEGRFSTVIECTGKQAGLDLATKLCRHRGTLVVAGFHQDGPRTVDMQLWNWRGLDVINAHERDPRRYREGLQQAVSAVAGGRVHPGRWITDRLPMTELDRALTLTRDRPEGFLKAVVSP, from the coding sequence ATGCGACTCCAAGCCCCCGGACGCTTCGTCGCGGTCGCCGCCGCGGACCGCGAGGCGCCGGGGCCGGGCGAGGTCGCGGTCCGCGTGGAGGGCTGCGGCGTGTGCGCCTCCAACGTGCCGCCCTGGGAGGGACGCGACTGGTTCGCCTACCCGTTCCCGGCGGGGGCCCCCGGGCACGAGGCCTGGGGCGTCGTGGAGGAGGCGGGTCCCGGCGTGGACGCGCTCGCGTCCGGCGACCGCGTGGTCACCCTGGCGCAGGACGCCTTCGCCGGCCGCGTGCGCTGTGCCGCGGCGGATTGCGTGCCGCTGCCCGGGGGCGTCGACGGCTTCCCCGGCGAGCCGGTGGCTTGCGCGATCAACGTCGTCGCCCGCAGCGGGCTGTCCGCGGCCGCGCCTCCGGAGGAGGTGCTGGTGCTCGGCGTCGGGTTCCTGGGCGTCCTCTTGGTGGAGCTGCTCGCCGCGGACGGCCACCGCGTGACGGCGGCCTCTCGGCGGAGCACCGCCCGCGACGCGGCGGTCCGCGGCGGGGCGGCGGCGGCGTGGGCGTGGGAGGAGGCGTGGGCCGTCGCCGACGAGGTCGGCGCTTTCGAGGGCGAGGGCCGCTTCTCCACCGTCATCGAGTGCACGGGCAAGCAGGCCGGGCTCGACCTGGCGACCAAGCTGTGCCGGCACCGGGGCACGCTCGTGGTCGCGGGCTTCCACCAGGACGGCCCGCGCACCGTCGACATGCAGCTGTGGAATTGGCGCGGGCTCGACGTGATCAACGCCCACGAGCGGGACCCCCGCCGCTACCGCGAAGGCCTCCAGCAGGCGGTGTCCGCCGTGGCGGGCGGGCGCGTCCACCCGGGCCGCTGGATCACCGACCGCCTGCCGATGACCGAGCTGGACCGGGCGCTGACGCTCACCCGCGACCGGCCCGAAGGCTTCCTGAAAGCCGTGGTCTCGCCGTGA